Proteins co-encoded in one Lineus longissimus chromosome 11, tnLinLong1.2, whole genome shotgun sequence genomic window:
- the LOC135496010 gene encoding FMRFamide receptor-like, producing MDDNNRSDTNCTDIDNAYLRIFDNETFTMDLVVRFLISLPLNSTGIILNILCFFIVGRLKTGLRSTTRALQVLALTDAFFLMNSIMTFVLPSIHEHTGLLANYYFHFYMPGFKFILFCYTYSRIVTLWMVAAVTCQRYFALRMPLKAKAFLTSRLLCIVVIAIVCVAIAFSIPVIWKVEYGTWLDCRTNITYQGPRVVLTDHTGHGKGPAYFILEALFNTLLPMIIVFVLNISLIKRLKIASKRLKEKTKSEAKSKDVTLLFAALATTFVICTLPEVIFRMIYSIDTFVYQVLNPIYSWRFMLISNLFLDLNSCANILVYYVAGSQFRKAVKDFIRCGKKEYIRPSYSSSQELSSPAKNAIIKTNF from the coding sequence ATGGACGATAATAACAGATCGGACACAAACTGCACCGACATTGACAATGCCTACCTCCGAATCTTTGACAATGAGACGTTCACAATGGACCTAGTGGTCCGATTCCTCATCAGCCTGCCGCTAAACTCGACCGGGATCATCCTGAATATCCTCTGTTTCTTCATAGTAGGACGGTTAAAGACTGGACTACGCTCAACAACGCGGGCGCTCCAGGTTTTAGCACTGACGGACGCATTCTTTTTAATGAATAGCATCATGACATTCGTTTTACCATCAATTCACGAACACACCGGATTACTTGCAAACtactattttcatttttacatgCCCGGGTTCAAGTTCATCCTTTTCTGTTATACATATTCGCGGATCGTGACCCTGTGGATGGTCGCAGCTGTGACCTGCCAGCGTTATTTTGCGTTACGTATGCCGCTAAAAGCCAAAGCATTTTTAACCTCACGATTGTTATGCATTGTGGTCATCGCCATTGTCTGTGTGGCAATTGCATTTTCAATTCCAGTGATATGGAAAGTAGAATACGGGACTTGGCTGGACTGTAGAACGAACATAACATACCAAGGACCTCGAGTTGTACTCACTGACCACACCGGCCACGGAAAGGGACCCGCATACTTCATTTTGGAGGCCCTCTTTAACACACTTCTTCCAATGATAATAGTGTTCGTCCTTAACATATCATTGATCAAACGCTTGAAAATAGCGTCAAAGCGTTTAAAAGAAAAGACAAAATCTGAAGCAAAAAGTAAGGATGTGACTCTCCTTTTTGCGGCTCTAGCAACAACGTTTGTAATCTGCACACTTCCGGAAGTGATTTTCAGAATGATCTACAGTATTGATACATTCGTTTACCAAGTGTTAAACCCAATATATTCATGGCGATTCATGTTGATTTCTAATCTATTTCTAGATCTGAACTCGTGTGCTAATATCTTGGTGTATTATGTCGCCGGATCGCAGTTTAGGAAAGCTGTGAAGGATTTTATTAGATGCGGGAAAAAGGAATATATCCGACCGTCTTATTCGTCTAGTCAGGAGTTGTCCTCCCCGGCAAAGAATGCAATTATCAAGACGAACTTTTAG